From Spirochaetota bacterium, one genomic window encodes:
- a CDS encoding FecR domain-containing protein — MIALRMVLPCILLYTLSYGAVDLSKIAVATSVNGKVMVYSGRSIAKSVESGDPILVNDLIVTGAKSEITIKVEDFGVFTLKENTSVRINDMVNRSGKMKMNLSKGNMLFGVKKLMNGADAVTVETPSAVAAVRGTSFSISASPGTTKIAVLTGEVAVKSGGNEVSIPELKELTTAPNKKLEVVSINKDSFGEVKEILNIKDIASIKNVGDMAGNLKKIELVLSGDIGAGETTGKAAVTIEGTDVKANEIKKTRDLDVETDVDTKLRQKRDKDSSEEKSLLKDKKDL; from the coding sequence ATGATAGCCCTTCGAATGGTTTTACCGTGTATTCTTCTGTATACGCTTTCATATGGTGCCGTAGATCTCTCCAAGATAGCGGTCGCTACGAGCGTGAACGGCAAGGTCATGGTCTACTCCGGCAGATCGATCGCAAAATCGGTGGAGTCCGGTGACCCCATCCTGGTCAATGACCTCATCGTGACCGGCGCAAAGAGCGAGATAACGATAAAGGTCGAGGATTTCGGCGTCTTTACTCTCAAGGAGAATACGAGCGTTCGGATAAACGACATGGTGAACCGCTCCGGTAAAATGAAGATGAACCTCTCCAAAGGCAATATGCTCTTCGGCGTCAAAAAGCTCATGAACGGCGCCGATGCGGTCACGGTCGAAACACCGAGCGCGGTAGCGGCCGTTCGCGGCACGTCGTTCAGCATATCGGCTTCTCCCGGCACAACGAAGATAGCGGTGCTCACCGGCGAGGTGGCCGTGAAAAGCGGCGGGAATGAAGTGAGCATCCCTGAACTGAAAGAGCTCACTACCGCGCCCAATAAAAAGCTCGAAGTGGTCAGCATTAACAAGGATTCTTTCGGTGAAGTGAAGGAGATACTCAATATCAAGGACATCGCTTCGATAAAGAACGTCGGCGACATGGCGGGAAATCTAAAAAAGATAGAGCTTGTGCTTTCCGGCGACATCGGCGCAGGTGAGACCACAGGCAAAGCCGCGGTCACCATCGAAGGCACCGACGTGAAAGCGAATGAAATAAAGAAGACACGCGACCTCGATGTCGAGACCGATGTCGATACGAAGCTCAGACAGAAGCGCGATAAGGATTCGAGCGAAGAGAAATCGCTCCTGAAGGACAAAAAAGACCTTTAA